In Desulfatibacillum aliphaticivorans DSM 15576, one genomic interval encodes:
- a CDS encoding HDOD domain-containing protein translates to MIFSGELDKFNSADLLMILGQMEKEGHLTVTFGGDSLFIGIRDGRILTAYSAQADSKSFRSLIWRRLLDKGRLSMVSRIKEETGLPLTHILEAMQVANNKTVSKVLEQGVREVLFQFLLLKKGHFHFSDVLIGESSKEGLSVQGVILDLLHRVDEWNETVRRIGPVSRQVSLTDEGRMAMDLPPDVQAVMELAEEPKSMETILKLAPMSSFTALQAMTQAHESGWVAFGKPKEESPVPEHSQPDPLYDRFRQSFEKIVLSMELEPKVAAVAAFCQENFDLTLIIQAKHGVMHMVTQFFSHENPQEGKMDIPVPDRDLRKNPVFSWVLDSGAPFVGEIFPTDLFEGIAEMPAFGQCGIIPVENSDQSQILAFVASQEESMGMSPFHFLELIGWLVSPTPENTLTGKHPDPLPPEIVNTASQAIPRSLARDKASVIVEAIEDLPPMPRVVIKALELLGDPDSSLRDLAEALNKDPALVARIIRVSNSALYSRGEHISNLNVALSRLGQKAVRSVVLITSANSVFSSVKQSSAMFAQNLWLHSMECGLAARCAARAVGYQDPEAAMAAGVLHDIGKLAILLRLPEQYPVIRKRQAMAQIVSAEAEKQILGFDHSMIGEMLLKKWGLPESLVRCAKHHHKPFQAEEDSLLVHIVAYGNLLSHMFGSGLADVKQFNPLGMVDILSTLGLGTKDNQELVEEVKESFKHIDFE, encoded by the coding sequence ATGATATTTTCAGGGGAACTGGATAAATTCAATAGCGCGGATCTTCTTATGATTCTCGGTCAAATGGAAAAGGAAGGCCATTTGACGGTGACATTTGGCGGCGATTCCTTATTTATCGGAATCAGAGACGGCAGAATTTTGACAGCCTACAGTGCGCAAGCGGATTCCAAGTCCTTTCGCTCCCTGATATGGCGGAGGCTCCTGGACAAGGGGCGTTTGTCCATGGTCAGCAGGATCAAGGAGGAAACCGGATTGCCCCTGACCCACATTTTGGAGGCCATGCAGGTTGCGAACAACAAAACCGTTTCCAAGGTGCTTGAGCAGGGCGTGCGTGAAGTGCTGTTCCAGTTTTTGCTGCTGAAAAAAGGCCATTTTCATTTTTCTGATGTTTTGATAGGCGAATCCTCCAAGGAAGGCCTTTCCGTCCAGGGCGTGATCCTGGACCTGCTTCATCGTGTGGACGAATGGAACGAAACCGTCAGACGCATAGGCCCCGTCTCCCGTCAGGTTAGCCTGACTGACGAAGGCCGCATGGCTATGGACCTGCCTCCGGACGTCCAGGCGGTCATGGAATTGGCCGAAGAGCCCAAGTCCATGGAAACGATCCTAAAGTTGGCGCCCATGTCCAGCTTCACGGCCTTGCAGGCCATGACCCAGGCCCATGAATCAGGATGGGTGGCTTTTGGAAAACCCAAAGAGGAATCCCCGGTCCCGGAACACTCGCAGCCGGACCCCTTGTACGACAGGTTCCGCCAGTCTTTTGAAAAAATCGTCCTCTCCATGGAATTGGAGCCCAAAGTGGCGGCGGTCGCCGCATTCTGCCAGGAAAACTTTGACCTGACGCTTATTATTCAGGCGAAACACGGCGTCATGCACATGGTCACGCAGTTTTTCTCCCATGAAAACCCTCAAGAAGGCAAAATGGACATCCCCGTGCCGGACCGCGATTTACGGAAAAACCCGGTTTTTTCGTGGGTCCTGGACTCGGGCGCCCCCTTTGTGGGCGAAATTTTTCCTACGGACCTCTTTGAAGGTATTGCCGAAATGCCCGCTTTCGGGCAGTGCGGCATCATTCCCGTGGAAAACTCGGACCAGAGCCAGATACTGGCTTTTGTCGCCTCTCAGGAAGAGTCCATGGGCATGAGTCCTTTTCATTTCCTGGAGCTCATCGGTTGGCTGGTGAGCCCCACGCCGGAAAACACCTTGACCGGCAAGCACCCGGATCCTTTACCTCCGGAGATTGTCAACACCGCTTCCCAAGCCATTCCCCGGTCCCTGGCCAGAGACAAGGCCAGCGTCATTGTGGAGGCAATCGAGGACCTTCCCCCCATGCCGCGGGTGGTGATCAAGGCCCTTGAGTTATTGGGGGACCCGGACTCCTCCTTAAGGGATCTTGCGGAAGCCCTGAACAAAGATCCCGCCCTGGTGGCCAGAATCATCAGGGTGAGCAACTCCGCCCTGTACAGCCGGGGCGAGCACATCAGCAACCTGAATGTGGCCCTTTCCCGCCTTGGGCAAAAGGCAGTGCGCAGCGTCGTGTTAATCACCTCCGCCAATTCCGTGTTTTCCTCGGTTAAACAATCTTCGGCCATGTTCGCCCAAAACCTGTGGCTGCATTCCATGGAATGCGGCCTGGCCGCCCGCTGCGCGGCCAGGGCCGTGGGTTATCAGGACCCGGAGGCGGCAATGGCCGCTGGAGTCTTGCATGATATAGGGAAATTAGCTATATTACTGCGTTTGCCGGAGCAATATCCGGTCATTCGAAAAAGGCAGGCCATGGCTCAGATTGTGAGCGCGGAAGCGGAAAAACAGATCCTGGGTTTCGACCACTCCATGATCGGCGAAATGCTGCTTAAAAAATGGGGCCTGCCGGAAAGCCTTGTGCGGTGCGCCAAGCATCACCACAAGCCTTTTCAGGCGGAAGAGGACAGCCTGCTTGTCCACATCGTCGCGTACGGCAACCTCCTGAGCCACATGTTCGGGAGCGGCCTGGCCGACGTAAAGCAATTCAATCCACTGGGCATGGTGGACATTCTCAGCACTTTGGGGCTGGGAACCAAGGACAATCAGGAGCTTGTGGAAGAAGTTAAGGAATCCTTTAAACATATTGATTTCGAGTGA
- a CDS encoding methylenetetrahydrofolate reductase produces MQLRDKSEAGQFIVLAEMEPPKGVDVTDFTANAIRVKDQVDAFVVPEMNSAVMRMSSLGASLILQSKGLPTVMQVNCRDRNRLGLQADLLAAGAIGVRNVMAVTGEDPSFGDHHQASAVYDIDLIELLKAVRGMTEGKDMAGVDLAGAPSFYCGSTVNAGVRGKALQLEIDEMKRKMDAGARFFITPPVFNMNDLSDFMEKAPRAEVKVLPTVLLLKSVGMARYIDRHSDHVSVGDALIKRIMSASDKARECAQIAADTIQAAKNAGLDGVMIATLGWEHMLPQVLNLKPTEAQDAEHDDPNTSWGKHAGGK; encoded by the coding sequence ATGCAGCTTAGAGACAAGTCTGAGGCCGGACAATTCATTGTTCTGGCGGAAATGGAGCCCCCCAAAGGGGTGGATGTCACTGATTTTACTGCAAACGCAATCAGGGTAAAAGACCAGGTGGACGCTTTTGTGGTGCCGGAAATGAACAGCGCGGTCATGCGCATGAGTTCCCTGGGCGCCTCCCTGATTCTGCAGTCCAAGGGGCTGCCCACGGTCATGCAGGTCAATTGCCGGGATAGAAACCGGCTGGGCCTGCAGGCGGATTTGCTGGCGGCGGGCGCCATCGGGGTGCGGAACGTCATGGCGGTGACGGGAGAGGACCCCAGCTTTGGGGATCACCATCAGGCCTCGGCTGTATACGACATAGACCTGATTGAGCTGCTTAAAGCCGTCCGGGGCATGACCGAGGGCAAGGACATGGCCGGAGTGGACCTGGCCGGCGCCCCGTCTTTTTATTGCGGCTCCACGGTCAACGCAGGAGTAAGGGGCAAGGCTCTGCAACTGGAAATTGATGAAATGAAGCGAAAAATGGATGCGGGCGCCAGGTTCTTCATTACTCCGCCCGTATTTAATATGAACGACCTGAGCGACTTCATGGAAAAGGCGCCCCGGGCCGAAGTCAAGGTCCTGCCCACCGTTCTGCTGTTGAAATCCGTGGGCATGGCCCGGTACATCGACCGGCATTCCGACCACGTTTCCGTGGGAGACGCCCTGATCAAACGCATCATGAGCGCATCCGACAAAGCAAGGGAATGCGCCCAGATCGCCGCGGACACCATCCAGGCGGCCAAAAACGCCGGATTGGACGGCGTAATGATAGCCACCTTGGGCTGGGAGCACATGCTGCCCCAGGTCCTCAACCTCAAACCCACCGAAGCGCAGGACGCGGAACACGACGACCCCAATACTAGCTGGGGCAAACATGCTGGGGGGAAATAG
- a CDS encoding FAD-dependent oxidoreductase, with protein MTGSRPDKKEATGSVMVVGAGIAGMQSALDLANSGYYVYLVEKSSAIGGLMARLDKTFPTNDCTMUVISPKLVEVGRHLNIELITGAELQELEGESGNFTAKVHQRARFIDLDKCTSCGECAKACPISLPDEFNESLMDRKAAFKRYAQAIPGAYAITKMGTAPCKATCPAHVSIQGYIALINAGKYEEALKLFKQEHPFPGVCGRVCHHPCEGECTRGGTDQALAIQYLHRFLADHDFELKDRYVPQVEEARDEKVAIVGAGPAGLTTAYFLAQRGYKVTIYEKLPVVGGMMAVGIPEYRLPREVIAAEVKTVTDMGVEIKTGVSFGTDVTLDSLKADGFQAVFLATGLHGGRALNVPGEDADGIIQGVDFLRDTALGKDVELGKRVVVIGGGNVAIDVALVAKRLGAESVRQVCLESREEMPAWDYEVQEALESEIDIVNCFGPKEFKVENGRVTGLEFMACTCVFDEQGRFNPQYDSEDCTAMGADTIIVAIGQAADLSYTDGQGISVTPRGGLEADPATLQTPLDWVFSGGDAFYGPKSVVDAVASGKKAAESIHRFINGLDMLEGREEDWDFYKPEVIDEPLKERVEMTCLLPEARSGNFDEVHCGYNEQEALEEAQRCLKCGVCSECYQCVEACLAGAVQHDEKDKDLEIQVGSVILAPGSEPFDPTPFREFYQYGINPNVMTSLEFERILSASGPTMGHLARPSDHKEPKKIAWLQCVGSRDNNRCGNTYCSSVCCMYACKDAMIAKEHSEEDLDCAIFYMDMRTYGKDYEQYLNRARDKEGVRFIKARVHTIEDLKDSRDLEIRYADENGDMQKEVFDMVILSVGLQVQKDVGELAERLGVEVDKHNFAVTTPFAPVATTREGVFACGVFQGPKDIPTSVTEASAAACAAGTALAESRDTLTKSVEMPGEKDISQEEPRIGVFVCRCGINIAGIVDVPAVQDYAASLPNVVYSGDNLFTCSQDAQDSMKELIEEHNINRVVVASCTPKTHEPIFMDTLQKAGLNKYLFEMANIRNQNSWCHSSTPEQATAKAKDLVRMSVARAATLNPLEEKKLSVNRRCLVVGGGVAGMTAALALGDQGFEVVLLEKEAQLGGMALKLTKTIEGVTIADSLEPLVKRVLDHEKVQVLTDSLVVGFSGFKGNFTTEVLVGPGMYERKIDHGAVILATGAREYQPKEFLYGEDDRVMTQVELARLLADSPDAAMDMDVVAMIQCVGSRNEENPNCSRICCQAAVKNALHIKKSNPDAEVYVFYRDIRTYGTMEEYFQEARKLGVMFFRFHQDDPPVVEASEEGVLITFRDLVLGKRLQLAADNLILSAGMVPEETEELSTIMKAARNADGYFMEAHVKLRPVDMTTEGIFVCGTAHSPKLLSESVAQALAAASRATTFLSQDSLTLSAVKAVVDQEKCASCLICVRSCPFGVPRIDETGKSIIDPALCQGCGVCASECPAKAIRLNWYEDEQILSKVEALLEGVL; from the coding sequence ATGACCGGTAGCAGACCTGATAAAAAGGAAGCAACGGGTTCCGTAATGGTCGTGGGCGCCGGGATTGCAGGCATGCAGTCCGCCCTGGATCTGGCCAATTCGGGATACTACGTTTACCTGGTGGAAAAGTCATCGGCCATTGGAGGGCTCATGGCCCGGCTGGACAAGACTTTCCCCACCAACGATTGCACCATGTGAGTCATCTCACCCAAACTGGTCGAGGTCGGCCGGCATTTGAACATCGAGTTGATCACAGGTGCGGAACTGCAGGAGCTTGAAGGGGAAAGCGGAAACTTTACCGCCAAGGTCCATCAACGGGCGCGTTTTATCGATCTGGATAAATGCACCAGCTGCGGCGAATGCGCCAAGGCCTGCCCCATCAGCCTGCCTGATGAATTCAACGAGTCCCTAATGGACAGGAAGGCCGCGTTTAAAAGATACGCCCAGGCCATTCCAGGCGCCTACGCCATCACCAAGATGGGGACGGCCCCCTGCAAGGCCACCTGTCCGGCCCATGTGAGCATCCAGGGCTACATTGCGCTCATCAACGCAGGCAAGTACGAGGAAGCGCTCAAGCTCTTCAAGCAGGAGCACCCCTTTCCCGGCGTTTGCGGCCGCGTATGCCACCATCCCTGCGAGGGGGAATGCACGCGCGGAGGAACGGACCAGGCGCTCGCCATCCAATACCTGCACCGTTTTTTGGCGGATCACGACTTTGAACTTAAAGACCGTTACGTCCCCCAGGTGGAGGAAGCCAGGGACGAAAAAGTCGCCATCGTAGGCGCGGGCCCCGCCGGGCTGACCACCGCCTATTTTCTGGCCCAACGGGGATACAAGGTCACGATTTATGAAAAACTGCCCGTGGTCGGCGGCATGATGGCCGTGGGCATCCCCGAATACCGCCTGCCCCGCGAGGTCATTGCCGCGGAAGTCAAGACCGTCACGGACATGGGCGTGGAAATTAAAACCGGCGTATCCTTTGGAACGGACGTCACCCTGGACAGCCTGAAAGCCGACGGATTCCAGGCTGTGTTCCTGGCCACGGGCCTCCATGGAGGCCGGGCGCTGAACGTTCCGGGCGAAGATGCGGACGGCATCATTCAGGGCGTGGACTTTTTGCGGGATACCGCCCTGGGCAAGGACGTGGAGCTTGGCAAGCGGGTGGTCGTCATCGGCGGCGGCAACGTGGCCATTGACGTGGCCCTGGTGGCCAAGCGCCTGGGCGCGGAAAGCGTCCGCCAGGTCTGTCTGGAATCCCGGGAGGAAATGCCGGCCTGGGATTATGAAGTCCAGGAAGCCCTGGAAAGCGAAATCGACATTGTAAACTGCTTCGGCCCCAAGGAATTCAAGGTGGAAAACGGCAGGGTCACGGGCCTGGAATTCATGGCCTGCACCTGCGTGTTCGACGAACAGGGCCGGTTCAATCCGCAATACGATTCGGAAGACTGCACGGCCATGGGCGCGGATACCATCATCGTAGCCATCGGCCAGGCCGCGGATCTTTCCTACACCGACGGGCAGGGCATTTCCGTGACTCCGCGCGGCGGCCTGGAGGCTGATCCCGCCACCCTGCAGACGCCTCTTGACTGGGTGTTTTCAGGCGGGGACGCATTCTACGGCCCCAAGAGCGTGGTGGACGCCGTGGCCAGCGGCAAAAAGGCTGCGGAAAGCATCCATCGCTTCATCAACGGCCTGGACATGCTGGAAGGCCGGGAAGAGGACTGGGATTTCTACAAGCCGGAAGTCATTGACGAGCCCTTAAAGGAACGGGTGGAAATGACCTGTCTGCTGCCTGAAGCGCGGTCCGGCAATTTTGACGAAGTCCACTGCGGCTACAATGAGCAGGAAGCCCTGGAGGAAGCTCAGCGCTGCCTCAAGTGCGGCGTATGCTCCGAATGCTACCAGTGCGTGGAGGCCTGTCTCGCCGGGGCAGTCCAGCATGACGAAAAAGACAAGGACCTGGAAATCCAGGTGGGATCCGTTATCCTGGCGCCGGGCAGCGAGCCTTTCGACCCGACTCCGTTCCGGGAGTTCTACCAATACGGGATCAATCCCAACGTCATGACCAGCCTGGAGTTTGAACGCATCCTCTCAGCCTCCGGCCCCACCATGGGGCATCTGGCCAGGCCGTCGGACCATAAGGAGCCCAAAAAGATAGCCTGGCTCCAGTGCGTGGGCTCCCGTGACAACAACCGGTGCGGAAACACCTACTGCAGTTCGGTGTGCTGCATGTACGCCTGCAAGGACGCCATGATCGCCAAGGAGCATTCCGAGGAGGATCTGGACTGCGCCATTTTCTACATGGACATGCGCACTTACGGCAAGGACTACGAACAATACCTGAACCGGGCCAGGGACAAGGAAGGAGTCCGGTTTATCAAAGCCAGGGTCCACACCATCGAGGATTTGAAGGACTCCAGGGACCTGGAAATCCGGTATGCGGACGAAAACGGAGACATGCAAAAGGAAGTCTTTGACATGGTCATCCTGTCCGTGGGCCTCCAGGTTCAAAAGGACGTGGGCGAGTTGGCCGAACGCCTGGGCGTGGAAGTGGACAAGCATAATTTCGCCGTCACCACGCCGTTCGCCCCTGTGGCCACCACCAGGGAGGGGGTTTTCGCATGCGGCGTTTTCCAGGGTCCCAAGGACATCCCCACAAGCGTGACGGAAGCCAGCGCAGCGGCCTGCGCCGCCGGGACAGCCCTGGCCGAAAGCCGCGACACCCTGACCAAATCCGTGGAGATGCCCGGGGAAAAGGACATCTCCCAGGAGGAGCCGCGCATCGGCGTGTTCGTCTGCAGGTGCGGCATCAACATTGCGGGCATCGTGGACGTTCCGGCCGTGCAGGATTATGCGGCGAGCCTGCCAAACGTGGTGTACTCGGGCGACAACCTGTTCACGTGCAGCCAGGACGCCCAGGACTCCATGAAGGAGCTCATCGAAGAGCACAACATCAACCGGGTGGTTGTGGCCTCATGCACGCCCAAGACCCACGAGCCCATCTTCATGGACACGCTCCAAAAAGCCGGGCTCAACAAATACCTGTTCGAAATGGCCAACATCCGCAACCAGAACTCCTGGTGCCATTCCAGCACGCCTGAACAGGCGACGGCAAAGGCCAAGGATCTGGTGCGCATGTCCGTGGCCAGGGCCGCGACTTTGAATCCCCTGGAGGAGAAAAAGCTATCGGTCAACCGCAGGTGTCTGGTGGTGGGCGGAGGCGTGGCCGGTATGACCGCGGCTCTGGCCCTGGGAGACCAGGGATTTGAAGTGGTGCTTCTGGAAAAGGAAGCCCAACTGGGCGGCATGGCCCTGAAGCTGACCAAAACCATTGAAGGCGTGACTATCGCCGACAGCCTGGAGCCTTTGGTGAAAAGAGTCCTGGATCATGAAAAGGTCCAGGTGCTGACCGACTCCCTGGTTGTGGGATTTTCCGGGTTTAAGGGCAATTTCACCACCGAGGTTCTGGTGGGCCCGGGCATGTATGAACGAAAGATCGACCACGGCGCGGTTATTTTGGCCACCGGCGCCAGGGAGTACCAGCCCAAGGAATTCCTCTACGGCGAAGACGACCGGGTCATGACCCAGGTGGAGCTCGCCCGCCTGCTGGCAGACAGCCCGGACGCAGCCATGGACATGGACGTGGTCGCCATGATCCAGTGCGTGGGCTCCCGGAACGAGGAGAACCCCAACTGCAGCCGCATCTGCTGCCAGGCGGCCGTCAAAAACGCGCTTCACATCAAAAAATCCAATCCCGACGCCGAGGTCTACGTGTTTTACCGGGACATCCGCACCTACGGGACCATGGAGGAGTATTTCCAGGAAGCCCGCAAGCTGGGGGTCATGTTTTTCCGGTTCCACCAGGACGATCCTCCGGTGGTGGAAGCCTCGGAGGAAGGCGTGTTGATAACCTTCAGGGATCTTGTGCTTGGCAAACGCCTGCAATTGGCGGCGGATAACCTGATCCTGTCCGCGGGCATGGTTCCCGAGGAGACCGAGGAGCTTTCCACCATCATGAAGGCCGCCCGGAACGCGGACGGATACTTCATGGAAGCCCATGTCAAGCTGCGCCCCGTGGACATGACCACGGAAGGCATCTTCGTGTGCGGCACGGCCCACAGCCCCAAGCTCTTGTCCGAAAGCGTGGCGCAGGCTTTGGCCGCGGCCTCCCGGGCGACCACCTTTCTGTCTCAGGATAGCCTGACCCTGTCGGCGGTCAAGGCGGTGGTGGATCAGGAAAAATGCGCATCGTGCCTGATTTGCGTGCGTTCCTGCCCCTTTGGCGTGCCCAGAATTGATGAAACGGGAAAAAGCATAATAGACCCGGCCCTGTGCCAGGGGTGCGGAGTATGCGCCTCCGAATGCCCGGCCAAGGCCATCCGGCTTAACTGGTATGAGGACGAACAAATATTAAGCAAGGTGGAAGCCTTATTGGAGGGAGTTTTATGA
- a CDS encoding hydrogenase iron-sulfur subunit gives MTQDFEPIIVAFCCNQUGYSAADLAGSMRLEYPANIKVIRAPCTGKIDVIHLLRAIEKGADGAYVVGCMEGECLYNNGNFRAKKRVLQAQKVLDSVGMGGQRVQMYNLSSAEGPKFAAFAREMTEKIRELGPNPMKLAKKGEAA, from the coding sequence ATGACCCAGGATTTCGAACCGATCATTGTGGCTTTTTGCTGCAACCAATGAGGATATTCGGCGGCGGACCTGGCTGGGTCCATGCGACTTGAGTATCCGGCGAACATCAAAGTCATCCGGGCGCCCTGCACCGGAAAAATTGATGTCATCCATTTGTTAAGAGCCATCGAAAAAGGCGCTGACGGAGCCTACGTTGTGGGGTGCATGGAAGGGGAATGCCTATACAACAACGGCAACTTCCGTGCAAAGAAGCGGGTTCTCCAGGCCCAGAAGGTCCTGGACTCCGTGGGCATGGGCGGGCAAAGGGTGCAGATGTACAATCTGTCGTCTGCGGAAGGCCCTAAATTCGCCGCCTTCGCCAGGGAGATGACGGAAAAAATTCGCGAACTGGGTCCCAATCCCATGAAGCTGGCTAAAAAGGGCGAAGCGGCATAG
- a CDS encoding methylenetetrahydrofolate reductase C-terminal domain-containing protein: MIVASPKPMEEIIDTVKDCKKLLILGCNECVTVCEAGGKKEVGVLASALRMYFAKQGQQIQIDERTLERQCDHEYLEEIRDIADTYDAILSLACGVGVQFTAEKYLSTVVLPGVNTCFLGATEERGMWTERCQACGACVLARTGGICPVSRCAKRVLNGPCGGSTKGKCEISKEVDCAWQLIVDRLTALGKMDEYEQIAPLKDWSTDRAGGPRKVVKEDVQS, translated from the coding sequence ATGATTGTTGCATCACCCAAACCCATGGAAGAAATTATTGACACGGTGAAGGATTGCAAAAAATTGCTGATCCTGGGCTGTAACGAGTGCGTAACGGTTTGTGAAGCCGGGGGGAAAAAGGAGGTGGGCGTCCTGGCTTCGGCCCTGCGCATGTATTTCGCCAAGCAGGGCCAGCAGATCCAGATCGACGAGAGGACCCTGGAGCGCCAGTGCGATCACGAGTACCTGGAGGAAATCCGGGATATCGCCGACACCTATGACGCCATCCTTTCTCTGGCCTGCGGAGTGGGCGTGCAGTTTACGGCGGAAAAATATCTTTCCACCGTGGTGCTGCCCGGGGTCAACACCTGCTTTTTGGGCGCCACGGAGGAACGGGGCATGTGGACCGAAAGGTGCCAGGCCTGCGGCGCCTGCGTCCTGGCCAGGACCGGCGGCATCTGCCCCGTGTCCCGATGCGCCAAACGGGTGCTTAACGGCCCGTGCGGCGGATCCACCAAGGGCAAGTGCGAAATCAGCAAGGAAGTGGATTGCGCCTGGCAACTGATTGTGGATCGCCTGACAGCCCTGGGCAAGATGGACGAATACGAGCAGATCGCCCCTCTCAAGGACTGGTCTACGGACAGGGCCGGAGGGCCCCGAAAAGTGGTGAAGGAGGACGTGCAATCATGA
- a CDS encoding methylenetetrahydrofolate reductase yields MSLNTESKLEKILKAGHLAVTSECGPPRGTSLDKIEEKANLIKDCVDAINVTDNQTSVTRMCSLAACIKIKLMGLEPVLQMVTRDRNRIAMQSDILGAAGFGVNNMLCLSGDHQSFGDCATGQNVHDLDSMQLVQTVRHMRDEGKFLGGGDIAGPPKIFVGAAANPFADPFEVRVPRLAKKIAAGAEFIQTQCIYNVEKFEKWLGIARDRGLTEKVFILAGVTPMKSAGMARYMKNRVPGMDVPDEIVKRLSDTPKEKQADEGIKICIETMQRLKEVKGVAGFHVMAIEWEEKVPELVEGAGLYPRPEVD; encoded by the coding sequence ATGAGCCTGAACACCGAAAGCAAGCTGGAAAAAATTCTCAAGGCGGGACATCTTGCGGTTACCAGTGAATGCGGTCCTCCGCGCGGCACGAGCCTCGACAAAATCGAGGAAAAGGCCAACCTGATCAAAGACTGCGTGGACGCCATCAATGTGACGGACAACCAGACTTCCGTCACGCGCATGTGCAGTCTGGCCGCTTGCATCAAGATCAAGCTCATGGGCCTGGAGCCCGTTCTCCAGATGGTCACCCGGGATAGAAACCGCATCGCCATGCAGTCGGACATTCTGGGCGCCGCCGGATTCGGCGTGAACAACATGCTCTGCCTTTCGGGCGACCACCAGAGCTTTGGAGACTGCGCCACAGGCCAGAACGTCCATGACCTGGACTCCATGCAACTGGTTCAGACCGTGCGCCATATGCGGGACGAAGGAAAATTTCTGGGGGGCGGAGACATCGCAGGTCCTCCCAAAATATTTGTAGGCGCGGCGGCCAACCCCTTCGCCGACCCCTTTGAGGTAAGAGTACCCAGGCTTGCCAAAAAAATCGCCGCCGGGGCTGAGTTCATCCAGACCCAGTGCATCTATAATGTGGAAAAATTTGAAAAATGGCTGGGGATCGCCAGGGATAGGGGATTGACCGAAAAAGTATTCATCCTGGCGGGAGTAACTCCAATGAAATCAGCGGGTATGGCCCGCTACATGAAAAATCGGGTTCCCGGGATGGACGTGCCGGACGAGATTGTGAAGCGCCTTTCCGACACTCCCAAGGAGAAGCAGGCCGACGAAGGGATCAAAATTTGCATAGAAACTATGCAACGGCTGAAAGAGGTGAAAGGAGTAGCCGGATTCCATGTCATGGCAATCGAATGGGAGGAAAAGGTGCCGGAATTGGTCGAGGGCGCCGGGTTGTATCCCAGGCCCGAGGTTGATTAG
- a CDS encoding response regulator transcription factor, with the protein MANKKKILVVDDEPDFCAIVKSYLEKEGYAVETAYDGVEGIDKVKESPPDAIVLDVMMPEKDGYAVCSELKSDEKYQDIPIVMLTAVASHVTSTRYSHYDGMSMEADDYIPKPASAEDITAAIKRVLPG; encoded by the coding sequence ATGGCAAACAAAAAGAAAATTCTTGTGGTTGACGATGAGCCTGATTTCTGCGCCATAGTCAAATCTTACCTGGAAAAGGAAGGTTATGCGGTGGAAACGGCCTATGATGGAGTCGAGGGCATTGACAAGGTCAAGGAAAGCCCCCCGGACGCCATCGTCCTGGATGTTATGATGCCCGAAAAAGACGGCTACGCCGTGTGCTCGGAGCTTAAATCCGACGAAAAGTATCAGGACATCCCCATCGTCATGCTCACGGCGGTGGCATCCCACGTCACATCCACCCGCTACTCGCATTATGACGGCATGAGCATGGAAGCCGATGACTACATTCCCAAACCGGCCTCCGCGGAGGACATCACCGCGGCCATCAAGCGCGTACTGCCGGGCTAA
- the lepB gene encoding signal peptidase I encodes MSALHWNVFLSAAQPPPITSRKKGPPGDKLKMILGLGTFVFIIAALIFLKTFVFGAYKAPSGSMAPTLVIGDHFFVSKLAYKGSIPDRGDVIVFKYPMDESLDYVKRVIAREGENVTINDGIVYVNNKRIKEDYVQFLGSEYGIKVPPMRNFGPVTIPPGKLFVLGDNRDSSSDSRYWGFVPMENVKGKALFIYWSENEDRVRSDRIGGKIH; translated from the coding sequence ATGTCTGCACTGCATTGGAACGTATTTTTGTCCGCCGCCCAGCCGCCGCCCATAACGTCCCGAAAAAAAGGCCCGCCCGGGGACAAGCTCAAAATGATCTTGGGTTTGGGAACCTTTGTTTTTATCATCGCCGCGTTGATTTTTCTAAAAACCTTTGTCTTTGGGGCGTATAAAGCCCCATCCGGAAGCATGGCGCCCACGCTAGTCATCGGGGATCATTTTTTCGTCAGCAAGCTGGCATACAAAGGCAGCATCCCGGATCGGGGGGACGTAATCGTCTTTAAATATCCCATGGACGAGTCCCTGGATTATGTAAAGAGGGTCATTGCCCGGGAAGGGGAGAACGTGACCATCAATGATGGGATTGTTTACGTCAATAATAAGAGGATAAAAGAAGACTATGTGCAGTTTCTCGGCAGCGAGTATGGGATTAAGGTTCCACCGATGCGCAATTTCGGCCCCGTGACGATTCCGCCAGGAAAGCTATTTGTGCTGGGAGACAACCGGGATTCCAGCTCCGACAGCCGTTATTGGGGATTCGTCCCCATGGAAAATGTGAAAGGCAAGGCGCTTTTCATTTATTGGTCGGAAAACGAAGACAGGGTCCGGTCGGATAGAATCGGCGGCAAAATCCATTGA